A window of the Lagenorhynchus albirostris chromosome 1, mLagAlb1.1, whole genome shotgun sequence genome harbors these coding sequences:
- the RNF31 gene encoding E3 ubiquitin-protein ligase RNF31 isoform X4 produces MPGEEEERAFLAAREELASALRKDSGQAFSLEQLRPLLVTSLPPAARYLQLDAARLVRCNAHGEPRNYLNTLSTALNILEKYGRNLLSPQRPRYWRGVKFNNPVFRSTVDAVQGGRDVLRLYGYTEEQPDGLSFPEGQKEPDEQQVATVTLEVLLLRTELSLLLQNTHPEPQALEQLLKDKVEDDILQLSEFAPLLREIDPGPLTTPSAPASIPGPCFLCGSAPGTLHCLACKQGLCPTCDCLFHGHPDRAHHLRQTLPVAPQATHLTPNLPASAPPQPQSTSLPALGDSSVSSPDPASARLPWHCSACAMLNEPWTVLCVACDRPRGCKGLGLGIEGPQGAGGVEPELARGHWACQSCTFENEAVFVLCAMCERPRLAQPPSLVVDSQDAGVCLQPLQQEDTLLSSAQTPVWYCIHCTFCNSGPGWVCAMCNRTSSPNPVQHTPQPLASSLEEQLPEPGPPRRLSAPLASSCGDLEKQRQDKMREEGLQLVLKIREGEAGGACPEEVFSALQYSGTEVPLQWLRSELPYVLEMVAELAGQQDPRLGAFSCQEARNAWLDRHGNLDEAVKECVRARRRKVQELRSLGFEPEEGSLHALFQHGGDVARALTELQRQRLEPFHQRLWDSGPEPTPSWDGPDKQSLVRRLLAVHALPSWGRAELALALLQETPRNYELGDVVEAVRQSQDRAFLRRLLAQECAVCSWALPRNRMQALTSCECTICPDCFRQHFTIALKEKHITDMVCPACGRPDLTDDAQLLSYFSTLDIQLRESLEPDAYALFHKKLTEGVLMRDPKFLWCAQCSFGFIYEREQLEATCPQCHQTFCVRCKRQWEEQHRGRSCEDFQNWKRTNDPEYQAQGLAMYLQENGIDCPKCKFSYALARGGCMHFHCTQCRHQFCSGCYNAFYAKNKCPDPNCRVKKSLHGHHPRDCLFYLRDWTAPRLQKLLQDNNVMFNTEPPAGARAVPGGGCRVMEQKEVPNGFRDEACGKETPAGYAGLCQAHYKEYLVSLINAHSLDPASLYEVEELETAAERYLHVRPQPLPGEDAATYHARLLQKLIEEVPLGQSIPRRRK; encoded by the exons ATgccgggggaggaggaggagcggGCCTTCCTGGCGGCCCGCGAGGAGCTGGCGAGCGCCCTGAGGAAGGATTCCGGGCAGGCGTTTTCGCTGGAGCAGCTCCGGCCGCTACTGGTCACCTCTCTGCCGCCAGCAGCCCGCTACCTGCAGCTGGATGCTGCACGCCTGGTCCGCTGCAACGCTCATGGGGAG CCCCGAAACTACCTCAACACCCTCTCCACGGCCCTGAACATCCTGGAGAAATATGGCCGCAACCTCCTCAGCCCTCAGCGGCCCCGGTACTGGCGCGGGGTCAAGTTTAATAACCCTGTCTTTCGCAGTACGGTGGATGCTGTTCAG GGGGGCCGGGATGTTCTGCGATTGTATGGCTACACAGAGGAGCAGCCAGATGGGTTGAGCTTCCCTGAGGGCCAGAAGGAGCCGGATGAGCAACAAGTTGCTACAGTCACACTGGAAGTACTGCTGCTTCGGACAGAGCTCAGCCTGCTGCTACAG AATACTCATCCAGAACCACAAGCACTGGAGCAGCTGCTGAAAGACAAGGTTGAAGATGAT ATACTGCAGCTCTCAGAGTTTGCCCCCTTACTGAGAGAGATTGATCCTGGCCCCCTCACCACACCCTCTGCCCCAG CCTCCATTCCTGGTCCCTGCTTCCTCTGTGGTTCTGCTCCAGGCACATTGCACTGCTTAGCTTGTAAACAGGGCTTGTGCCCAACTTGTGATTGCCTCTTCCATGGACACCCAGACCGTGCACATCACCTCCGCCAGACCCTGCCTGTGGCCCCCCAGGCCACCCACCTGACCCCCAA CTTACCTGCCTCAGCTCCACCACAGCCTCAGTCAACCTCCCTGCCGGCCCTGGGAGACAGCTCTGTTTCTTCCCCTGATCCTGCAAGTGCCCGTCTTCCCTGGCACTGTTCTGCCTGCGCCATGCTGAATGAACCTTGGACAGTACTCTGTGTGGCCTGTGATCGGCCCCGAGGCTGTAAAGGGTTGGGGCTGGGGATTGAGGGTCCCCAAGGAGCTGGGGGCGTAGAACCCGAGCTTGCACGGGGTCACTGGGCCTGCCAGAGCTGCACCTTTGAGAATGAGGCTGTGTTTGTGCTGTGTGCCATGTGTGAGCGACCTCGGCTGGCTCAGCCTCCCAGCTTGGTAGTGGATTCTCAGGATGCCGGCGTTTGCCTGCAGCCCCTTCAG CAGGAGGATACTTTGCTCTCCTCTGCCCAGACTCCAGTGTGGTACTGCATTCACTGTACCTTCTGCAACTCGGGCCCTGGCTGGGTGTGTGCTATGTGCAACCGGACCAGCAGCCCCAACCCAGTACAGCATACCCCTCAGCCCCTTGCCAGCTCTTTGGAAGAGCAACTCCCTGAACCAGGGCCTCCACGACGCCTCAGTGCCCCCCTGGCCAGTTCCTGTGGGGACCTTGAGAAGCAGCGCCAAGACAAGATGCGGGAGGAAGGTCTCCAGCTAGTGCTCAAGATCCGG GAAGGGGAAGCCGGAGGCGCCTGTCCAGAGGAGGTCTTCTCAGCTCTGCAGTACTCGGGCACCGAGGTGCCCCTGCAGTGGCTGCGCTCAGAGCTGCCCTACGTGCTGGAGATGGTGGCTGAGCTGGCTGGACAGCAGGACCCGAGGCTGGGTGCCTTTTCCTGTCAGGAGGCCCGGAATGCCTGGCTGGATCGTCACGGCAACCTGGATGAAGCTGTGAAAGAGTGTGTGCGGGCCCGGCGGAGGAAG GTGCAGGAGCTCCGGTCCCTGGGCTTTGAGCCTGAGGAGGGGTCTCTTCATGCCTTGTTCCAACATGGAGGTGACGTGGCACGAGCCCTGACTGAGCTACAGCGCCAGCGCCTAGAACCCTTCCATCAGCGCCTCTGGGACAGTGGTCCTGAGCCCACCCCTTCCTGGGACGGGCCAGATAAGCAG AGCCTGGTCAGACGGCTTTTGGCAGTCCACGCACTCCCCAGCTGGGGCCGGGCAGAGCTGGCGCTGGCGCTACTGCAGGAAACACCCAGGAACTATGAGTTGGGGGATGTGGTAGAAGCtgtgaggcagagccaggaccggGCCTTCCTGCGCCGCTTGCTTGCCCAGGAGTGTGCCGTGTGCAGCTGGGCCCTGCCCCGCAACCGG atgCAGGCTCTGACCTCCTGTGAGTGCACTATCTGTCCCGACTGCTTCCGCCAGCACTTCACCATTGCCttgaaggagaaacacatcacAGACATGGTGTGCCCTGCCTGTGGCCGCCCCGACCTCACCGATGATGCACAGCTGCTCAGCTACTTTTCCACCCTCGATATCCAG CTTCGAGAGAGCCTAGAGCCAGATGCCTATGCGCTGTTCCACAAGAAGCTGACTGAGGGCGTGCTCATGCGAGATCCCAAGTTCTTGTGGTGTGCCCAG TGCTCCTTTGGCTTCATATACGAGCGTGAGCAGCTGGAGGCAACATGTCCCCAGTGTCACCAGACCTTCTGCGTGCGCTGTAAGCGCCAG TGGGAGGAGCAGCACCGAGGTCGGAGCTGTGAAGATTTCCAGAACTGGAAACGCACCAATGACCCGGAGTACCAGGCCCAGGGCTTGGCGATGTACCTTCAGGAGAATGGCATAG ACTGCCCCAAGTGCAAGTTCTCGTACGCACTGGCCCGAGGAGGCTGCATGCACTTTCACTGCACCCAGTGCCGCCACCAGTTCTGCAGTGGCTGCTACAATGCCTTTTACGCCAAGAAT AAATGTCCAGACCCTAACTGCAGGGTGAAGAAGTCCCTGCATGGCCACCACCCCCGCGACTGCCTCTTCTACCTGCGGGACTGGACGGCTCCTCGGCTCCAGAAGCTGCTTCAG GACAATAACGTCATGTTCAACACAGAGCCCCCAGCGGGGGCCCGGGCAGTGCCTGGAG GTGGCTGCCGAGTGATGGAGCAGAAGGAAGTTCCCAACGGGTTCCGGGACGAAGCCTGCGGCAAGGAGACTCCTGCTGGCTATGCCGGCCTCTGCCA GGCGCACTACAAAGAGTACCTTGTGAGCCTCATCAACGCCCACTCACTGGACCCAGCCAGCCTGTACGAGGTGGAGGAGCTGGAGACGGCTGCCGAGCGCTACCTGCATGTGCGCCCCCAGCCGCTGCCTGGGGAGGATGCCGCCACCTACCACGCCCGCTTGTTACAG AAGCTGATAGAAGAGGTGCCCTTGGGACAGAGTATCCCCCGCAGGAGGAAGTAG